The genomic DNA CATGAACTCGGACATGGGCCCTGTAGCGCTGGAGCCTGTGTGTTTCTTAAAGAggcaagtgtgtgagtgtatacaGAGTGAAATATAAAGTTAAACAGACTGCATTAATCCACGTAAAATGACTGATAAACACATTGTTGAATCAGAATTCCAACTTCCCCAGAGATTACACGAACAGCTAATGTTATCACTAGCTAGCTATTTACAACAGGCTATGTTGCATAATAATATGGTGTCTTTCCAACAAACAGTTAATTGTGTTGTCGCATTTCCTGATGAACTGCGTGATAACACATACAATGTGCATTTACTTTCACATTTGTACGATTGCTTTCATGTCCTGTGTCTCAGCATGAAGTGCTTAGCTGTCTGCTGCACCTGTCACATTAAACAATGGAGGCTTAAGTGAAGAGACCAGTGTTTTTGAGTTGCCCCACACGAGCACTTAAATACTTCACTTAACCCACATATTTTGATTGTAAATTGGAACATATGTGCACAGTATTTTGTATAaatgtttgcacatttattgTTACTGCATTCTGTTTGacagccattttgtgtttttaagtctcTAATCACATCCAGACATTTATGTTCTGTTCAAGTAATAATCCAGTTTTTCTTGCTTGGGGGTATAAACAGCTGCGTGGTGGCAGTTGTTGGAGACAATTGTGTAACTGTATCTCCTCTCTTCAGCCTCAACTGCCAGCTGTGAGCTTAGAGAGGTAGAAAGGCAAAGCCTAGATCCACACCCTCGTTGCTGACACAAAAGTGATAGTCCATATTTGAACACTGCCCTCTCCGAGGGTTTTTGTTCACATTGATACCATGATCTTAACAACTTTTATTCTTTACCCCTACTTTGTAAATTGAGTGACTACTAAAATGCTTGTAATTGTGTGGGTGGATTTGAGCTATGATATTTGACAGTGAAAAACAGTTTGTCTCCATTTGGTGGGCCAGCTGAAGCTGCTCCAGTCAGATTCAACATGCTCAGACAGAGCTTAAACAGAACTGTACTCGTTTGGTGTATATTTTGCAACTCGCATTTATGTTTCAAAATTGATTCAGCAGTCATTTTCCTTTCCAATGAATtttagaaacattaaaataatgtttttgtggcAGACTGCTGGTGACCAACATTATGTTGCACTGTATGGATTAGTATTGATCCATACCTCTTAAAATCTTTTAAGAGGTATAGCCTAATTTATCATATaccaaataaaagtaaagaaaaaaaaatgtattagtccaactaaaaccgGTAAACTGAAGTCAGTCTGACTTTCTAAAAGAGAGACTGACACTGAGAGAATCCGATTGGGAGTTGCATGTATACCTACAGTCAGATCAGTGAGACTAAAGCTGGCGCAGGGGTTCTGTGCATGTGCTACAGTTCTTACACACAGGTAATACCAGGAAATAATTGAAGAAGCCAATGCAAAGAAGAATAAGATGACCCCAAAGTTCAGGCCAGCACATTTTTGGCCTAAGGAGGAGGTGGATTGTACACTATCAACTTGAACATTTGCATATTCTAAAGTTAATGGACATGATAGTGAAGAAGACTTGGGCTAGTCATTGATGTGCTGACAGCCACATGGTAATCTGGAAACTGCCTCATACTAACAAGCTGTTCATGGGCATTTGACCACCTAGTTGAGTAGCAGTGGCACACTAAAGTCAATAAATCAAATTTCCACCACTGCTCGTAAACAAGGACAATAGCAGTAGTCCAGTTAAACAGCATAGTCAAAATATAACCATAGCTCGACTTagctgtgcatggaaatgtacctGCTTTAATTTTCTATGTAAATGCACCAACTCCTATATTCTAATTTGTCCCAACggtattttttttacctttgttaATTTGAGTTCAGTTCCTTCTGTGgttaaaatgactttgttttaataGAACACTAATCATTGTTTGGTATATTTGGAATGGTCAGTGAGTcaaaaattaaatgtaattcaGGGTCTTTTGTGTGTCGACTAACAAACTgtctgatttgtttgtttttttgtcctgtcAGGAAAATGATGttaaagaggaggaagaacctGCTCCAATCACTCAGCACACTCACAGTTCCACACTGGAACAAGAGGTACGATCCCGTTTGTCACAGCTCCCTTCGTCAGGTGCTTTGTAGCGTTGAAAAGTTGTTGTGACACTGTTGAAAATTGTTATACCAGAGGTTCAGTCTCACATGACTGCATCACACCTTGAACCAGTCTGATCCCAGTGCACTTTATGATTAGGTAAACCACATAATTACCATCTTGCACAGACTGCTTTTTTAGCCTCTTAAAAtgattcaataataaaaaagcacataattatattatttagtaTTGCGTCAGTCTCTGATACTTGTTGCTAACAAATGCTgtgaattttgtgttttgtttcagagTCTTTTTGAAGACATCACTGCGCTGTCTAACCCAGTAATCCACCATCCTCCTCCTATTGATATCGACCAGCACTGGAGCaatttgctctctctgtctgtcactgacctTGATGTAAGTTTGCTGTTCGTGTTTGTCACATCTAACAGTAATTTAGATGCTCTATGGTTCCATTCACATGTAGTCTCCggccacatttattttaaacgaTGTTGTTATGACGTGCTTCCGCTCTGACACTTGTTTTTCTAGGTATGTCAGTAGCTCATTCAACGTACATTTAGTGAATCGACATTGACTTTATTGTCATGTCGGCAGCTCTCTCTTCCATGCAAATGTTTTTAGAAGCTAAATTTGAATGGCAGTAGTATCTCATGGTGTTCCACGTGCTGTTTTTGCGTAACTAAACTGTACGTCTCATTCTCAGGACTTGGACTCCCTTGTTGCGGATACAGACATCACAAGCGCAATCAGCCAGAATGTCAGTTTGCATGATGCTATGGTCACCTCTGCTGGGGTGTCTGGTGTGGCATCAGAAAGAGGAGAGGCCAGACTAGTCACCCAACAAGGAACACTCTTCCGACTGGAATCAATAGGCTCCTCCCACTCAGACGTCTCACCAGGGATGGCCCTGGGCCTGGCTGCTCTGCCATTTGCTTCAGTATGTAATTTAACTGGAAATGAGTCATCTCATAGTGCACTGGGTGGATGTCTGGATGAGGCAGTGTTTGACCAGATCAATCAGCTAGGTTTAGAAGGCCTAGACTCCATGGACTCTCAACTAATGAGCAGTTTTGGGAACATAGCCCCACATGCTCTTGAGGACCTGGACTCGGACTCTGGTCTCTCCTTGGAGAGCAGCTCTGGAGGCCCAATTTCCCCAGGTTGGTTAAAATCTCTTAAAATACTTGGAGATTGCATCAATTCATACTTGCATACAGTTTTTATACATATCAACACAATCATTATCTCTTCTCTTGTTCAGGGTCATCTGAAatgtcatcgtcatcatccaGCTCATACTGTGAGGATGAGTGTGGAGCAACTGGTTACAGTAGTGATGCGGATCTAGTCCCTTCAAAAGGCATTGCAGGCTACACGACAGCATGGTCACCATTTGATCTGAGCGAGAGTGTGTGGCATGACCACAGCTATTCATCAACTGCTTTCCTGAACCAGCCTGCAGTCACACTGCACCACAAAGGCATCAAAGAGGAGCCTCTTAGCGACAGCGATGAGCCAACGCTAGATGAACGGGATATGAGTCGCGATGAGCTGCGTGCCCGTGCCATGTACATCCCATTCTCTGTTCTGCAGATTGTCAACATGCCTGTGGAGGAGTTTCTTGAGGTTCTTGATGGTCATGGCTTCTCTCCTGAACAGGTGAACCTCCTCAGGGACATCCGCAGGCGGGGGAAAAATAAATTGGCGGCACAAAATTGCCGCAAGCGCAAATTAGATGCCATTACAGGACtccaggaggaggtggaaatgCTGCAAGCTCAAAGAGACAGGCTACTAAGGGACAAGCAGGTTACAGCTAAGACTATGGGTGCTGTGAGCCAACAGATTAAGCAGCTGACCAGAGACGTTCTGGCCCGACTGAGAGATGGTTCAGGACAGCCTCTGAATCCAGAAAGATTCACCCTGCAGTGCGGGGCTAACGGTAGAGTAGTAGTTCAGCCATTAAGAAGACCTACTGTCACCACCTCAGCTGGCAACAAAACagacaagaggaagaaggacAAAAGGCAGTGATGCTGTATTGCCAGCTAAGACTtaaaatgttgagatttttttttttggagatttCTGAACTTCTTTGCCTTACTCCGGTTTTGGGATCTCCTTttattaaaagtgtgtgtggatTCACCACTATTGGGAGCCTAAGGGGCAAAAGGTGCAAAAAAAatctctgtaaataaaacatctcATGGGGAAAATGTAGCTCAGACACTGGACATGCTTTACTCACCAAAGGTGATTGAAGGGAACAACTAAGCTGCTGGCAATGCTGACAGTCTCTTTTTGTGCCTGCTAAACATTAAaaccattgtgtttttttgtttctacttTTAGACACTCGCATCTAAAATGTAACATCATTGGCCAGCATTGTGTCAGTTACTAAATAGAAATCTAGGAGGAggatctgttgttttttttttccacgtaaTCTCACTTCTCAAGGTAATCAGTTTACGAAGtgtgatttgtatttatttaagtttttgaGGTCCTGAAATGCTTATATGAACCACACAGCTGTCAATGGCAGTATCTTTTTTTCACAATGGAAGCTTTATCTCAAAGTTTTAAGAATATTGTGACATAAAGTAAAGTTTAcatattttttctcatttttgaggGCATGTAGTGTGAAGGTTTGTTCCTTTCTTTAAAGTTTGGTATACCAATGATTGAATTGACAATAGCCTTCATTTGCATTTGATTTTggttgtgtgtatatacatgcaCATAACTAACAATATTTTTAAGAGGCAaccatttaatgtttaaatttaacattGAGTAATTATCCCATAAGTAAAGTATTACAAGTTCTGACAAGATTATATTCTACCTCTTGCCTTAGTTAATAGATTTGGCTCAATTAGAACTGACCCTTTTGTAGGAGAGCTAAGTTGCACTCTTGCTAATGAATCTCTCGTTTTTAAAATGGCCCTCAATGGACCTAAACCACATTGttcctgaaaaagaaaaaaaaaatacaatcaccAATTCTATTTAATAGgtttgaatgtttctttttatgTATTTGAGATTATCTGAGACTTTAAGCATTTAGTAGAAGTTGCCACAGACACATTGCTTTATACAGTAAGCAGATTGAGTGAATGAAATGGGGTAAGAAACTTGCATGAAGTTGTTAATAATGTGGCTCCAATAATTTTCCTCCCAGTCCCTAACAAATGTGTATTAAAATCTATGGTTTGACCAAAAGTTTACTGTTTCTATACAAGCATAGggaacttcatttttttttttgcaggtgttctttctgatttaaaaataaataaagttatccaATTGTGTCTCTCTTGTGCCACTACTTTGGCTTGGGTACCTTCCCATCTCAAACCCAGTTCTGTGTTTGGGTGTTTTACATGttcaagataagataagatagtcttttatttgtccaccAGAATtgacattgttacagcagcaaagaacGTTTCAGTTATTCTGTTTTCAAAAGTCATCCATTTATGTCAGATGCTCATTAATATGTTCTGGTACAATATAAAATTCGTGCTATGAAAAGCGTGAGATTTTAAATTTGGCCTTGAGTCTTCTCCAAGGACTACATACCATATGCACGGCATATACAGCGAAGCGCGTTTTCCTCCGGGCTTCCGTAGGGGACTCAAGAATATATCCGAAGTTTTCGCGCCCGTCCCCTGGACCTGCAGACGAGAGATAAAGAGGCGGCAGACCGCGTGGTAAGGATCTGTGTTgtgcaaatttttttttttgcatcagttAGTTAAAGTTTGAACCAATTAACCGAACGACGGCAGCCTTGTCTTACAAGAGGACGTGTGTGGTGGAAGTCGCATAATGCAAAGAAAGAGTGAGTTTTTTTGCGTGAACACAGCGCTAGCTGCTTGCTATGTTTTCTTTACGACCGCGTACATTAGTTCATAGTCGGCGGATGCAAACATGTCTCAACAGTAACCTGCACTGCCCATGTCATGTGAACTTAAGCTAGCTAAAATTAGAAGCGCCTATGTGGCTAAATCATACTCGCAGGCCTGTAAAATcatcttgttttttgtgtcGTGTCATGCGCGGTGATagcttttctgtttatttaaaaatactgaGTGCATCTTGAAGTTTAATTTTTACATTGCTTGACTAACAATAACGATGTGTTGCATATTGTAGAGACAAAGAAATGTTCTGTTATTATTAAGGCCTTTGATGATCTCTTCAGTTAGCATCGCGGCTAACCTGCTAGCTCCCGTAGTGCACAGCGCTCGGCTAACTGACCATTCTTCACCCGGCATGTAAAATAGTATCTTTGCAAGTTTAAACAAGCGCATTCTTGTAAGTTACCGGGAAATTGTTACTGCCGTTGTGGCAACGTCCTCTGTGGGAGGTTTAGGCCATGGTGGTGTCGTGTTTTGTCCACTACTATATGGATTAACCCAGCCTCTGTGTGTCGGTGAGTCTGTATGCACTACACAAGccttatttttaatgtaatacttgtgtttttgttttagatcAAAACATGGGTAAAAAACAGAATATGAAGACCAAGAAGGATGGAGTGGAAACTCAGGAGGAACCTGAAGAATTTGTTGTTGAAAAAGTCTTGGACCAGCGTATTGTCAATGGGAAAGTTGAATTCTTCCTGAAGTGGAAAGGATTTACTGAGTGAGTTTCCTGGGACATCTGCTCCCCCTCCTGCTGAGCTGGAAGTACTTCCCTGGTATGGGGTTGTGACATGCTTTTGTCAATAATTTCTAATCCCGGTCAGTCCTGGTATTAATATTCACCCCGATTGTCTTGAATTGGTATTCATGTCTGATCGAAAACACATTGGTAAATGGTTTAGAGATGCATTTCATGCACATGTATGAGCGCAATTTGTCTTTGGGATGTATTGGACTACCTCTTCAACTGATGACAGCTGACCCACTGCGATTTCACCTTATTTATGACACTATATGATACCCATATGTTGACTTGGCCACTGCCATAATGTTAAAATGGATTAACAAATGATTGCTTTATTTCTTATTGCAAAAGCTACGTTAGGTAGCACTTTGTTTCACTCACCTCCACCCACCTcccttttccctctttctttacCTTTCTCTCGCATAaagacacagatgcacacatacTGACGCTAGACACACCTGTATAGTCAGACTCATTacaaacatttttgtccatGTGAATAGACATGATGTCCATATGTGTTTACATATCGGGCAGAGACTTGagatgtggtcacaggagacccATCAAGGACGCATGTTAATGCCAGGTATGAACAGTCGTACTTAATCCTGCCCACTGAAATCCGCTCTTTCAGGGCAGATGTTAATGCCAGGTCTGAACGGGAGCCATTGTGGTTGCATGAAGTGATTGAAATTTTGCATGCAGTATAGCCTGCTCTTCACCTGAATGCTTAGTTTTATTTGATGTGTTGAGATGCAAATTTCCTTCCTGTACATGTAGGTCTGACAACACATGGGAGCCAGAGGAGAACCTGGACTGTCCCGAGTTGATCTCAGCATTTCTGGAAGCACAGAAGAACATTAAAGAGAAGCCTGCTGCTGTGAAGAGGAAGGCATCAACAGATGAGCCAGAGACAGAggcaaagaagaaagaagtaaGTTCACTTGTCTCCCTAAGCATTTTATTACTAGAAATCCTTCACATTAAGGACTGTCTGTAAAAACTCAAGCAAGCATTTTATTACCTTGTTGCTCAGGCCACTCAAAAATGCCAAACAGCAGTTCAACACCTTACTGAAGCTCTTAGTGTAGTGGTTCCATTTGTATGAGCTTGGAGTAACATGGGATTCTTGTTTCAAGCTGTTCCAGTAAAGCATTATTCTGGCCTTGACCCTGATCTAAGTCATTGAGTCCGATCTAATAATTAAATGAGTCGGTCATACTGAAATAACACAGCTGTACACTAGTTAATCTCTTTTCTTTCAGTGACTTTGTTGATCCAATTTATACGTCATGGTTAAAGTTCTTAAGAATAAACAGAAAGTGGCCACAAACCATTGACATCGCTGATTTTTGTTGTCACTACTTCCAGCCTGAAAAACCACGTGGCTTTGCAAGAAACCTTGAGCCAGAGCGGATCATTGGTGCAACAGACAGTAGTGGGGAGTTGATGTTCTTGATGAAGTGGTGAGTCCAGAGTGAACCAAACTGTATCTCAAAACTGGTATTAGTATGcacattgcatttttttggtATGAATGCATATATGTGAAATGATTCATCTCTGTATTGTTTAGTATATCACAAAGTTTTAAAGTACATAAAATGTATAGAGAACATGGGTCTGTGGCTGTTGTGATGTactttgccttttcttttttttcctaggAAAGACTCTGATGAAGCAGATTTGGTCCCGTCCCGTGAGGCGAACACCCGCTGTCCTCAGGTGGTCATTTCCTTCTATGAGGAGAGACTGACATGGCATTCCTGTCCAGAGGATGAAGCGCAGTAGTACCTTCCTATGGCCCCTATGAGTCCTTTGCACCAATTAGGACCTTTTCCTCAGGAGTGAAGTTTCTTCTCTGGCATGCCTTTTGTAGTTTTAGCTTGCTTGGTTAtttttgaagatgtttcacgACTTGAAATGTACAGAAGTAGAGGAGAGCTATGTTGTTGCACACACTAGCTGAACAGATTGTGAAAGAATGGGTGGTGGCGTGGAACTGTACCATGATTGAAGCTTGTGCTGTTAGAATTGTTTAGGTGATGGCAGCTTAGAAACCACTCCCATCAAGACCTGTAAGGCATACCTGCTCAGATTTTGTACATTCAACTCTTAGTCTGTTAAACTGTCAATCACCTCCATTACagctcaatatttttttttcaagtttttttctATACTAGTacaaattgtttgttttctaaatgtgcattttgtaaACTTTGTTTGTAAATATTATTTGAAGTTCTAATAAAGGTTTTATGTGACCGAATTCCACAGCTTAGTTTTTATGGTTTCaagaaaatgtgtattaaaaTTGGGAACATtaatacatgtttatatttagcTATAAATGTTCAACCTTGTTTGTATGCAAATTAGAGCTTTCAAGTCATTGTTTCCTATTTCCACAGTTGAaacgttttttttctcagctgaTCCCTCACATGCCCATGGAACATCTGACATGATCCGTCATGGACTATGTGTTCTTCGTCCATAAAGGTCAATAGTGAGGTTAGTTTTGATAGTGTCTCTAAATTTATACTTCACGTGTAAGATTTTAAATATTGGactgttgtgattgttttgtttttcccgaAGTGGCATTTCTGAATAAAGCAATTAAGCATCAATCAATGTGAAACATTTTGTAATAGCAGGGATTGGTTTTGGGCAGTAATATATTATTACTCCCAGAAATGAGTAGTGTAAGTAattacaatttacaaaatggtAGTACAGCTGCCAGGGAAAGCGAGGTTAGGTCACTGCATTTCTAGATCGCAGGgagaaaatgttttccagacctttatacaataataatatttctatGTTAAC from Solea senegalensis isolate Sse05_10M linkage group LG20, IFAPA_SoseM_1, whole genome shotgun sequence includes the following:
- the cbx3a gene encoding chromobox protein homolog 3a isoform X2 yields the protein MGKKQNMKTKKDGVETQEEPEEFVVEKVLDQRIVNGKVEFFLKWKGFTESDNTWEPEENLDCPELISAFLEAQKNIKEKPAAVKRKASTDEPETEAKKKEPEKPRGFARNLEPERIIGATDSSGELMFLMKWKDSDEADLVPSREANTRCPQVVISFYEERLTWHSCPEDEAQ
- the nfe2l3 gene encoding nuclear factor erythroid 2-related factor 3 yields the protein MQKAKKYFTEGLIQLTILLSLIGVRVDIDSYLSGYYSPLIEINVGPSSAYTQTPFHNLRDTLDGYSVHPKCPELDYFFASRRLLDEVRTLGSPRFPTQLSAWLVHQVSAADQADCGPSTNNNNNSSSSSSGLQSPGDGVGDDREHLPDSGQEVYQTTHELGHGPCSAGACVFLKEENDVKEEEEPAPITQHTHSSTLEQESLFEDITALSNPVIHHPPPIDIDQHWSNLLSLSVTDLDDLDSLVADTDITSAISQNVSLHDAMVTSAGVSGVASERGEARLVTQQGTLFRLESIGSSHSDVSPGMALGLAALPFASVCNLTGNESSHSALGGCLDEAVFDQINQLGLEGLDSMDSQLMSSFGNIAPHALEDLDSDSGLSLESSSGGPISPGSSEMSSSSSSSYCEDECGATGYSSDADLVPSKGIAGYTTAWSPFDLSESVWHDHSYSSTAFLNQPAVTLHHKGIKEEPLSDSDEPTLDERDMSRDELRARAMYIPFSVLQIVNMPVEEFLEVLDGHGFSPEQVNLLRDIRRRGKNKLAAQNCRKRKLDAITGLQEEVEMLQAQRDRLLRDKQVTAKTMGAVSQQIKQLTRDVLARLRDGSGQPLNPERFTLQCGANGRVVVQPLRRPTVTTSAGNKTDKRKKDKRQ
- the cbx3a gene encoding chromobox protein homolog 3a isoform X1; the protein is MQRKNQNMGKKQNMKTKKDGVETQEEPEEFVVEKVLDQRIVNGKVEFFLKWKGFTESDNTWEPEENLDCPELISAFLEAQKNIKEKPAAVKRKASTDEPETEAKKKEPEKPRGFARNLEPERIIGATDSSGELMFLMKWKDSDEADLVPSREANTRCPQVVISFYEERLTWHSCPEDEAQ